The Arachis ipaensis cultivar K30076 chromosome B03, Araip1.1, whole genome shotgun sequence region attgggGGCTATATCATAGGTATTTTTCCCAAATTTGATACTTCAAATACTTAATCACTAAATTATGGAAACATTTCTGGCTTCATTCCTTTTTAATTTGTTATGAGGATGAGTATGCAGTATATATATGATGTTATCTTAATATTTTAGCAAACCACATGGTTTAGTGGAAGGAGGATCGGACCACACGTGCATGCAAACAGGATTTAATTTGTAGCAGCAATAATAACGTGATTTATTATATTAAGGGATTATTGCAGAAGCAGCTAGCTATCTAATTGTAAATTTAatttgaagaaattaaagaaaatttatgGGTCATCCATGATCCATCCATGAGATGCATACTTGTAACAACCACGAACACGGAGGAGACATTCCATCATCAACAAAGCAATAATGCAATATAATGCGTGTATGTTTAGCATGATGACTTGATGAGCATCGCACTGTGCAAGTATTCCAATCATAATTTGAAGGCGAAACGTGTTCATGTGTGCGGTCTGCCCTCTGATTGAATGATTCATACTTGATAAGCCTACTTTCTTACATGTAGATGTAATTATTAGGAATATATGATTCTCTTCTAGCTTGAAATCCTTAGATTCCCATACAATATAATTCTTGTCCTGAAATGTAACACCTAGCTAGTACTTACTATCGAATGTTACTTTTTCTACGGATGCAATTTGACCTGAAATAGTATAATTAATAGATAGAAGAGTACGTAAGCAAGAAAAGAAACGGAAGCAACATGCATGGTTCAACCCCACTGAAATTACATGCACATATATCCGACCCATATGTATATTAATTATTGCATCCTCAAGATATTTCACTATGATATTTACTTTATTGATTGGGGGTTTATGTGACGCACAGTATAGACATATATAGCTAGAGTgatttttctttaattacttgatAACTTTAGTTAATTCCCTTCTTCACGTGACACgtcattcttttatttttcactttattAATCACTAACGTTAGCTAGGTACATAATCAACCCGTTATTAGATTTATTCATTTAAGAAGTTTTCAACTTTGCtagttatatattaaaattagtagtgaTCAACATAAATAGGATAATATATGTATATCTGTAGCATTTATCATCATTCAATTTGCAAATTACAGATATAATCCGCTCCGTACTGTTCTTAGATAGGATAAAAATCGGTCTGCATTTCGAAAAAATTGGATCACAGATATTATGCATGTATTCacatattataaataaataaagaataaaaaaaatatatagtagTTAAGTTAGTGTTTTAGAAAGAAACCCCTAAATTTTAATATAGAAAATTTAGATATTATATCCGATAATTTTATAGAGGTGTACGCAGATCGAATCGGATCAGATATGACTAAAAATTCAATTCGATCTGCACAAttttcatcggatcggatcgaatatGATATCGCATTTTTTAGtgtcggatccgatccgatccacacATTTGCGAATCGGATCGGTATATCCACATAATTGaaccttattttttttaattatatttctatgtaaaaaattcaataaaaatattttttttcacacTTTTAAacctatttattcctaaaatatttttaattaaattttttcttaataacaaaaataaaataatacaatatatgaataataattactaactaaaacatacaaataagtaaatataataccaaacatatatatatttatttttttaattatttttgtgtgGATCTGCGGATACAAATTAAAGTagatatccgcgatccgatcAGTCTACAGATCGAatcgtatccgcaattttcggatgcGGATATTTATCACGGATCTGCGGATGCGATCCGATTCATGAACACCCCTAGATTTTAGTGTGGATCGGATCAAAATTTTGTTCATATTTGATCCAATTTGATTTGTATTCACCCCTTAAAAAGCAGCTACTAAAATCaattatcagtataaaatatatattaaactaaaaatacacatgaaaaataaattaaactgtaaatatttatacacaaatatatagaaaatgcaatttaaaaatatttgttaattTATTATTGATTAAACTTCTATTAATTACTGAgcaaaattgatttttaatttagaCAAATTAGTTCCTAATAAATTTGGATAACCTCAAACTAAAAATATCAAATCCACTTGAGATAGAGAATCACAAAGATGGACGGCTGATAAATTGATGTGATAAAAGTACAGTAGTGCGAGAGAAGCATTTTTCCCTTTCTATGTTTGTCTGAAATGATATACCTAATTACCTACTAGACTAAAATTTGTATGTTTCGGTTGGAGATTGGCTCGTCGGTGTGCATAATGCTTTAATTTGTGGCCCATTATTGGTAGTTATCACTTATCACATGCATCTTTTCTTTGTGGATGGCGAACTTGGGTCAtgttaaaaaattagaaaaatgatATTTGTACCACTATATTATACAagtttttgcatatttttatttgatCTCATTTTGTTTATCAATTATTTTAACACCAATGTAGAAAGTATAAAAAAGATGTACGCAAAATTATTACATGTAAATACCCCCAATTCACACCTATACCGATATATATTAAGGTTTTGAATATccatattcttcttctttctttctcatgATCACAATATCAATattgtcatcatcatcatccctaTATAAGCATTTCACTTATTCTTAGGCTACATGTAAACTTGGAGCACAAAATATCATTTTACATAAAGTCAAAAAGCATATGGTGGGAGCACTACTTGTAATAACAAGACTAAAGATAAAGAAGTGTGGTATCTGATTGGTAACCAAGCTTTTGCTTTATGTTGAAATGATGACTACAAAGTTACAACCACCAATGTATAATTGGATGTAATTTAACAAAAAATGTTAAAGaatatcagaatttattattatttaattattaatttaagtttttaatatatttttttaatttaataatttaataatatattttattttatatttttaaacattaataattaactaaaaaattaaaacaataaatttNNNNNNNNNNNNNNNNNNNNNNNNNNNNNNNNNNNNNNNNNNNNNNNNNNNNNNNNNNNNNNNNNNNNNNNNNNNNNNNNNNNNNNNNNNNNNNNNNNNNNNNcctctcccctctccttgctAGCTGATGTATCCTCATTGATAAATTTGGAAAAGTTTAAGGGTCAGcaacttttttaaattttgtccAGCATATAACTAgtaaagaaaatgagtcattggataaaatctcacgccaatctcacaccattaaaatcatcattgatggttacaaatcacaaaagttactgacCCTTAATACTTGACAAATTTTGTGTAGAGTATTAATAAGTTGGAGGTAGGGTTAGGGTGCAGGTTGCATGTGGTGGATGTCGATGTCGGTGTGTTTGAAGGACTTAATGTGAAGATCTCTGGTGATCTGAGTGGTAGTGTCCAAGAAGTACAAGGCGAAAGAGGTGAAGCAGGAACAAGCAAACATGGGAATGGGGCCATAGATCCAAAGGACAAGAGGAATAGACAAGTAGAAAGCCCTGAGTCCAAGGGACCAAGAAACACTTCCACGGTTCAATGTCTTCGCAACATACTCAATGAAATCCGTCTTCCCTTTGAGTGCAGGTGAAGTGATCAAGAAGCTCACGTGCGCGTAGTATCTGATAGACTGCATGTTACAGAGGAATGCAACAAGGAAGCACAACGATATGGAGAGCCTCTTGATAGCAGAGTTGAGGGAACTTTTGTTACCATAAACCAATTTGGTGTCGGAGTCGGTGTTGGCGAAAACGCCGATTAGTGAACTGAGTGTGATTGCTGTTGTTGCCAGAAGCGTTGATGCCATGATGTTGTTGCGGATTGTTTGAACCGCCAGAACTCCATTCTTCAGGGGATCCTGCACCAACGTTCTTATTAAATTGTTTGTTAAAAGATTTAAACTCAAAGAGATTATGGAGTGAGTAAAACTGACAGCCATGAGGGAAAGAACCCATTGATAACGAGACTGAGCGTTCAAGCCAATGACGGTGCGAGAAGGGTGCCTGATTATGGTGTAGAGAAGCCACGCGTGATATATTCCAAGCACCAGCACCCCAACTGGGACCAACACATAATCCAGCTCTGCTATTTCCATCTCTCACTTTCATCTATCTTCTCTTACTCCGCTTCTATCATATAACATTGACCACACTGGTATATATTGCACTTTTCTGTCACTCTTTGATGGATCCCACTTTACTTTACCTAAAGTCTTGCTCTTTCAGCTGTTCCTGCACATTCTCCACATCCCTCTTTTCATTATAATTTTCACACATAAATATATACACCATACGCTTTAcgaaataaaatacaaaagggAAATACAGGTTTAGAGGTACTAGAGATATAGTCATTAGTGTTACTTTTTTCTATCAAAGTAAATTATTGGGATGAGTGATATCATAACATAGTATTAGAGCTTTAGATCTAAAAGATCAAGAATTCGATCCTTGGTGAATCCTAAAATCAACTTAAATTTTtgggtgatgttcattttgtaacccATATAActtattatacacattgtacaaataagtCATTGGCTTCCTACTAGTAGGACTCTAAAACAAAATTCCCCTTAACCATCAAGCCTAAGGGTTTAtgctttatattttataatattaaatttataagaTGTTGAGGCCATCAAACGTGCTGATTTGACCCATTTAGGCCAGTGTATGTGCCTAAATCTATAGATTATATGACCATTTTATTTTTCAAGCATTCATGAGTCTCGATTTTTAGGTTCGGATTATTTGTGGCTAACCCCACAAGTTATATATGGGTTGatccatttattttttatttttaaaagaaaatttaaaaaatgtattagaaaataagtttttttgtttttggacAAAATATAGACCAAAAAGGTTTAAACAAACAATTGTTTTAGCAATTCTGGTCATGGGAGAAATTGAAATCAAGTTGatgaatttttattgaaaatgcaaaataaaaatctATTGAACTTTTTTTGCGCATTAATGAGGCCCAACCTAACATCTCATTGGGGTGCGTAGTGACCGAAGGTAAATTAAGTCGGCCGataaccaagttgggttggtctagtggttagctcactagtccgcttaagcaagtgtcgggggttcgaatcccgccttgtgcatgcagcaacccattggccagcgggaTCTGATCTGATCCGCAAATGTgcgaatcggatcggatcgaatccaaccttaaaaactgcggatattggatccgatccgatgattttagtgcggatcggatcgaaattttggccatatccgatccgatccgcggacacccctaTTTATTACTTTTATGtattaaaaatgtaaaaaaacttattttgtgataaatagtattaaaatattttttttattatatgctTAACTTATATCCTAAAGACATAGGATAGCAAAATCCAATTTTAAAATGTATAAAACTATGCCaaagaaataatatataaattagttATAAATCCCACAATTAAATAGAGACAAAACATGGGACTATGGACTATATTTTATtgcagataaaaaaaaaaagcttgaaTTTTAGAGGGCTGGTATCTCCCTTCTATAAGTAGGCGTCAAAACTTCATTATGATTACAGAAGGAAAGAAGGAATTGGAAAAGAGCATTTCCAAGACATTTGAAGTGGCATCTCTATTACAGCATCTAAGAACTTTTGTCAGCAGCTTTTCCTAGAGAGGTGAAGTTCAACCTGAAGAGAACAAGATGGAAACTGAATGGTTAGCCAACCAACATTAAACTATCAATTCCCATATAAACTCACTCTCATTCAAAGTAGTTTACCTGATAAGGGGCTTCCTCTGGGGCAGAGGTGCAGCTGTAGAACTTATGAATGGAGCTGTCAGCTCAGCAGGCTTTCAGggacaaacaaaacaaaaacaaatagtcAGAAACTCTTCAATTTCTTATTTAAGAACTGCACCATAAAATGGTTTGAACAAGATTAAGAGGGTAACCTCTAGCTCCTCCAAGCTCTCATTGGGGAATAAATGATTTGAACAAGAGGTTTCCTTCTCAGTAATAACTGGTTCGCCTACCACTGCCAGCTCTGAATGTGAAGAGTCCAAGTTGCTCTTGTTTATGTTCCCAcctaaatttttaaattgatttctGTACTCAACATCATCTTCAAGCTCGTCGGGTTCTTCTGGTAAGGCTTGATGTGTATCATATGGACCAGATATGATCTTCTCAATGGCTAGATTTTCTGCTTCTTTAGAATTACATGTATTAGTGCCAGTAAGCATATGGTTGACTTGTTGGATACTTGCTGATCCATTGGTCTCGCCATGCCTGGAAGGACTTCCCGTTAAAGATTTCAAATCAGGCTTCTCATTCACACTGTTGACTTCTGATTCATCGCATTTCATAGAACAAGAACTAGCAATGCTAACAGGATTTCTCGAGTCATCATGAACATCCCCGCTGGAGGGAGGTAAAGATGCAAAAGACTTGGAAGTTCTTAAGTTATCAATGCTGTCCTCCGCTCGCTTTCTCTTCCTTTCATCGGCTTCTCTCAAGGCAACTGCTTGTCCTTCTTGAGACTTCTCTGCCTGACCATGTCCCGAATCCCTTAATTCCGAACTTCGCTTACTGTCCCAAGTCGCTTTAGTTGGCCGGGAAGGTCGAATGCCACCAGGAAAAACAAAGTTAGGTATGCTACGCCGTTTCACATGGGATACCTGGATAGCCATTCCTGGTTTCCACAAAGTATACATGTTGACAGAATGCTTAAATTCTTCAACGGTATGTCTTATATCAAATTGTTCGCCTTCATTCACAGGAACTCCTTGCTTACGTTGCAGACCCATGAAGTAGGAACAGTGGAAAGGCTTAGATTTGTCTGAAAAATCACCAGGATGTGGATGGCACTGAAGCATGCCATATGTGTGCCGCTCAATCTGGATGTTTAAAGGTAAAAGCAAATAAATAAAGAATGAAAATGGAAGTGTTCCTACCCCCTTTCTCACAGAGGAAGATAAGAGCTAAGTAAGAAAGAAAGTAAATTAGATGTCATAACATGCACTAATACAGTAACAGTGCTATACCTTCAATGTCAAGTGGCGGAGGCGGGACTCAACCCAGCCCTTCCATTTTCTAAGATCATCAGCATTCTCTGCTGAAACATCTATCTGCAGATAATTCTTATAAGCTTCAAAAAATGGATAAGGCTCAAAAAGAGCATCCCAATTGGCATTGTTCGCCTCCATTGCCTGCGAAGAATGACAGAAACTCAGAATTATGCAACTCAAATATCATCGAAATATAATCTTAACTAATAAGTAAACCACCCTAGAAGAAACTTAGTTCCATAATAATAAAGTCATAAAAGAGATCATTGCAGATAAAAACATTGTTTTGGCTTAACATAAAACCAGCTACAACAAcgaagccttgtcccactaggtggagTTGGCATGGATAAGGCAATGCCGCAATATTTTATCTTAAAACATATTAGTGTCTAAACCATTAACAATTAAATCTCATTGAATggaagggaaaaaagaaaaagagaaaattgaaCCAAAATTTGTTTCATTTTTCAAACTTCATATAGCTTGACCAAGACTatttccttgaattttcccaaaaGCCAATATTTCTGGAGCAATCCATCATACCTCACATATTTCATTTCCCCTCTGAAACTCCTCTGTCATAATACGCAATGTACTTGATGAAACATTGTAGCTAGAGTTCATGCAAGGATAAGCAGGAGTAATTATCGGCATTAGATGGAATCTATCCTTGGGATATCgtctaggatcccaaacttggAGTCCAAGAGATCCTTCTTCAATAGCACAAAGGAGGACAGGGTTCGGCCAACGCCACTGAGTATACACCCTAAAGAACCTAGACACTAACATATTTGGAAGTGCATTTGGAAATAACTGACATATTCGAGCAACAAGCAATGCCCAGTTTATACCACCCAAAAAACCAGAAACCTGCCCACAACATATCATGTTTTAGGTAAATCagagtaatataattataattgagATAGGAAGAGAAGGAGCTTTGACATACATTTGAATAGACACCACGTCGCTTTGCCCAAAACCTCATGCATCTCAATGTTGTGCGAAAATTCTGCACGTCAAAAACAGACATACAATGATTAATGTGACAGGAAACCTTGATGCATAAATCTCCAACCATGTTTAGGATTTCATATACACTACCTGAATATTTGGAACCAAACGCAGGATTTGATcagtcactctacaaccattaaGACTACGAACAGTTTGTTCATCTGCATTTTGTAATATTGACTCCTGTGATATATCCAAGTCCTGTCCCACAAAATCAGCCAGCATTACTAAGCAGTAATAAAAGGTTAAATATGATTAACTTTGCCTATACAAGCAACATGCAGACAAACATAACACAAGGTGGACAAGAACTGTTTGTCACTCAGCATGATTCAATTTCATACATATCAAATGGAACAACTTAGGCATATGAATCTTTAATCTTTAATCTTGCATAAAATACTTACCTCAGGAATAACCCACAAAGACAATCTTGCATAAAGGAGATCAATAGAAACACCATTGAACTTGAACCCCATCACTGGAACATGAGCATCAGGCACAGGGTGCAACTCTGTTACTTCTGGCATCTCAGACAGCATCCTATGTAGTTCACCAAAGAAATCTTCCTAAAGGTCAATTCAAATAACTATTTTAGCATATCAAAGATAAAACCTGCAAATGATATATTTGCAACAAGAAATGGTAATAATTATCATACTTCTCTGGATACATGCCTAGGTGCCACACAAAGCGTGTCTATATCAGCTCCAGGGCCATGGACCTACAAAATTTGGGAGCGAACTGGTAAAATAACACAATCTGAAAGAGGAGAGAAATAAAAAGAGAGAGATGACAATAAATGTATTATAGTGATTATCAGTATTATCACTTTTTCCAGTCCAAAATTCTGTACATTCTATGTCAAGCTAATAACATATGACAGTGCTACCCTTACTCACCCTCTCCAATCCTTTCTCCAGAAGACTGTCCAAGCTTGAATTGCAATTTAAAGATGAACAAAATACAGGCACAAAAACAAAAAATGGAAGATAAAACAGAAACAGAGTTATACCCCTAACCGATACGAGCCAAAGGTGAAAATTTTGGCATTTGCTTCTTGCACCAGTTGGTCATTGAGTCCCTTTGCACGGCTAATGGTTTTGACCCAAATCTTCACAATCTAGTTCGtatcaaaacagaaaataaaatatcaGCAACCTCATAAGGAACACCACCAAAATTCGAAGACAGTACTTAATGAAAATGTAACAATACAATCAAAAGATTAAGTCAAACAGCTACTCTCAACTAAAGAATATTTCTCAAGAATTTAAACATGTTCATTCAAGAAGATTTATTCAACCTGATCTAGCCTGCCAAGAACTTCCTCCCTACTAACTGCCTCCTCCTGATTTTCGTACAAGCCAGCATCTTGCAAGTACTGAACATCCACAATCCCGAATCAGTAAATTAACACTTGAAAAACCTCAAGAACTAACTAGCAATGATTTAGAATAGCCTGAAACAGAACCTTTTCGAGTTCCCGAGTCTTGATCACATCATACTCAGTTGGTCCGCCCAATGAAATGGGCTCAGTTATGCCTAATCGTTGCTGCTGTCCATTATTTCGATTGCTCAGTCCCGGGCTCCCCATCAATGAGAGATGATAaggttctttcttctttttcccctctattttctttcctcccttttttttttgaattattatttcaataatttatcttttttattttcttcaacaacaGGAGAGACGTGAGGTTTAAAAGTAATCCACGATATTACACAGTATTCTCCCAATAAAATCAAAGAACACAACATGAgttaagaaaaatgataaaagaaaCGGAAACGAAAAAGACTGCAAGAATGAGATGAgatgataattgttgattgtACAGTATTGAGGGGAGAAACAACTCAAAGCTATAAACTTTGACAAAGGATATAACAATTACAAAAAGTACCCACAACAAAGATTTCCCcaacaacaaaaagaaaaggaaaaaagagaaaagagtacaAATTGAAAACCCTAAAGAGCTAAATCAGCAGAAAGAAAGGACAAAAGCCATAAAGAGATTATCAGAAGCGGAGAAGCTGCGGCGCCTTGGTGGTAACAGTTGAGCGGAGCTGCTGTTGAACCCCCCGAATCTTGCAACCACATAAATAAACGATGAAGAAACCTGGGAACAACGACGATGGAAATGGTTAGAGAGAGTGGATGGATAAAGATTGTAGAAAGAAAGAAGCAtaagcagagagagagagagagagagagagagagagagagagagagaatttNNNNNNNNNNNNNNNNNNNNNNNNNNNNNNNNNNNNNNNNNNNNNNNNNNNNNNNNNNNNNNNNNNNNNNNNNNNNNNNNNNNNNNNNNNNNNNNNNNNGTAAAAGTAAAAGCTTCGTACATTCGTGTTTCATCGTCGATAACAGTTACAGTTTGGTGCAACACTTCGGAATAATGACGAACATCCGCAGcacagaataaaaaaaaagagatgatAAATTAGAGTAAATAAGAATTTGGgtagaaaaaatataaaatatctaTTTTATAATACGTTTTACACAAAATTAAATTAGAAGATCCGCAA contains the following coding sequences:
- the LOC107634763 gene encoding uncharacterized protein LOC107634763, which codes for MEIAELDYVLVPVGVLVLGIYHAWLLYTIIRHPSRTVIGLNAQSRYQWVLSLMADPLKNGVLAVQTIRNNIMASTLLATTAITLSSLIGVFANTDSDTKLVYGNKSSLNSAIKRLSISLCFLVAFLCNMQSIRYYAHVSFLITSPALKGKTDFIEYVAKTLNRGSVSWSLGLRAFYLSIPLVLWIYGPIPMFACSCFTSFALYFLDTTTQITRDLHIKSFKHTDIDIHHMQPAP
- the LOC107631779 gene encoding nuclear poly(A) polymerase 1, which produces MGSPGLSNRNNGQQQRLGITEPISLGGPTEYDVIKTRELEKYLQDAGLYENQEEAVSREEVLGRLDQIVKIWVKTISRAKGLNDQLVQEANAKIFTFGSYRLGVHGPGADIDTLCVAPRHVSREEDFFGELHRMLSEMPEVTELHPVPDAHVPVMGFKFNGVSIDLLYARLSLWVIPEDLDISQESILQNADEQTVRSLNGCRVTDQILRLVPNIQNFRTTLRCMRFWAKRRGVYSNVSGFLGGINWALLVARICQLFPNALPNMLVSRFFRVYTQWRWPNPVLLCAIEEGSLGLQVWDPRRYPKDRFHLMPIITPAYPCMNSSYNVSSSTLRIMTEEFQRGNEICEAMEANNANWDALFEPYPFFEAYKNYLQIDVSAENADDLRKWKGWVESRLRHLTLKIERHTYGMLQCHPHPGDFSDKSKPFHCSYFMGLQRKQGVPVNEGEQFDIRHTVEEFKHSVNMYTLWKPGMAIQVSHVKRRSIPNFVFPGGIRPSRPTKATWDSKRSSELRDSGHGQAEKSQEGQAVALREADERKRKRAEDSIDNLRTSKSFASLPPSSGDVHDDSRNPVSIASSCSMKCDESEVNSVNEKPDLKSLTGSPSRHGETNGSASIQQVNHMLTGTNTCNSKEAENLAIEKIISGPYDTHQALPEEPDELEDDVEYRNQFKNLGGNINKSNLDSSHSELAVVGEPVITEKETSCSNHLFPNESLEELEPAELTAPFISSTAAPLPQRKPLIRLNFTSLGKAADKSS